One part of the Bacillus sp. FJAT-27916 genome encodes these proteins:
- a CDS encoding transcription repressor NadR, whose amino-acid sequence MEKKYSADERRDYLVSILKEETKPIKGVELAKLCSVSRQIIVGDITLLKARNHPIIATPNGYLYLQNEERRPALKSMIIASEHPPEDTEKELQLIVDCGVTVKDVKVEHPLYGDLTASIMVSNRSDVRQFIMKLKTTNAALLSQLTNGIHLHTLEAPTEEQLQNAADALRKAGFLIE is encoded by the coding sequence TTGGAGAAAAAGTACAGTGCGGATGAACGCAGAGACTATCTTGTCAGCATTTTAAAAGAAGAAACAAAACCGATCAAAGGGGTTGAGCTAGCCAAGCTTTGCTCCGTCAGCCGTCAGATTATTGTAGGAGATATCACCCTCCTTAAAGCGCGTAATCACCCCATTATCGCTACACCTAACGGCTATCTCTACCTTCAGAACGAAGAGCGCAGGCCTGCCCTTAAAAGCATGATTATCGCAAGCGAGCACCCGCCGGAAGATACAGAGAAAGAATTGCAGCTCATCGTCGATTGCGGTGTGACCGTCAAGGATGTAAAGGTTGAACACCCGCTTTACGGCGACCTCACCGCCTCCATCATGGTTTCAAACCGAAGCGATGTCCGCCAGTTTATTATGAAGCTAAAGACGACGAATGCCGCCCTCTTATCCCAGCTGACAAACGGGATTCATTTGCATACACTTGAAGCCCCGACTGAGGAGCAGCTTCAGAATGCTGCCGATGCCTTGCGCAAGGCCGGTTTCTTAATCGAATAG